In Cryptomeria japonica chromosome 10, Sugi_1.0, whole genome shotgun sequence, a genomic segment contains:
- the LOC131034924 gene encoding G-type lectin S-receptor-like serine/threonine-protein kinase At2g19130 has product MAAKYLFIAITVSIAVHNCSGVSLDGGDTLRLGTSLTGNQTLISKNGTFALGFFSPTGTNNWYIGIWYAPTSQKAIVWVANRDNPVRNMPGVLKFSREGHLRLLDREGRSVWWTDIGEKGSRAVITDSGNFIMLDAHNESTIVWESFAHPTDTWLPGMNMWKGMKLTSWKSSSDPASGLFYFGMDMSPGKTQMVMFFNNTVPYWSSGDCIGHNHFSKVPELEGQKKIQASCVTLSASRIYIHFGLNPIDHMITGRFLLDENGEFELYFWMDDGRWSFRWSTYRGQCSDYEICGANGLCNANDVCSCVQGFTPKHGSQGWWSSGCARRKPLQCSVTEGTTDGFLEAKNQYLPEKEAVLINNEPAQQGCRAACLNNCSCTAFALAISDSPVCRLWFGDLFGMSVSSEGQSVFVRLAASEFPHLISEQSNKTPALTILLSATASFLVLSALLSAVFILWKRRRLSKKNLEEEVPLSLRKFSYKELRIATENFRHKLGSGAFGSVYKGTLPDKTLVAVKRLEGSTQAEKQFRAEIITTGRLQHVNLVRLWGFCIEHSQRLLVYAYMPNGSLNSFLFCKPKDVEKVLDWKTRFQIALGTARGLVYLHEECRDRIIHCDIKPENILLDSDFSPKVADFGLAKLVGRDFSRVLTTTRGTRGYVAPEWISGLPITPKADVYSFGMTLLEIISGRRNLDLTVEESRLYFPIWASSQIQRGNILDVVDATIASEADIKEVRRAAVVGGLCIQDDENERPSICEVVKILEGRMEAALPKIPRSLQVLVGQVDDDNDHCGKHPPI; this is encoded by the coding sequence ATGGCGGCGAAGTATTTGTTCATAGCCATAACTGTTAGTATTGCAGTGCATAATTGCAGCGGTGTAAGTTTGGATGGTGGCGATACGCTTCGATTGGGGACTTCGCTCACTGGAAATCAGACCCTAATTTCCAAGAATGGCACGTTTGCATTGGGATTTTTCAGTCCCACGGGAACGAATAATTGGTATATTGGCATCTGGTATGCACCAACCTCTCAGAAAGCCATAGTTTGGGTGGCTAACAGAGATAATCCTGTCAGAAACATGCCTGGCGTTCTCAAGTTTTCGAGAGAAGGTCATCTCAGATTGCTTGATAGAGAGGGCCGGTCAGTTTGGTGGACTGATATTGGCGAGAAAGGATCACGGGCTGTAATAACGGACTCTGGTAATTTCATTATGCTGGACGCCCACAACGAGTCAACAATTGTTTGGGAGAGTTTCGCGCACCCCACAGATACATGGTTGCCTGGCATGAATATGTGGAAAGGCATGAAGCTGACTTCCTGGAAGAGTTCTTCGGATCCTGCCAGTGGGCTCTTCTATTTCGGAATGGACATGTCTCCAGGGAAGACGCAGATGGTGATGTTCTTTAACAACACTGTTCCATATTGGTCCAGTGGAGACTGCATTGGACACAATCATTTTTCTAAGGTTCCAGAATTGGAAGGTCAGAAGAAAATTCAAGCGTCATGTGTGACGCTTTCTGCTTCAAGAATATATATCCATTTTGGCCTAAACCCGATTGATCATATGATCACGGGGCGGTTTCTGTTAGATGAGAACGGCGAATTTGAACTTTACTTCTGGATGGATGATGGTAGATGGAGTTTCAGGTGGTCGACATACCGAGGTCAATGCAGTGACTATGAAATCTGCGGGGCAAATGGACTGTGCAATGCGAATGATGTGTGTAGTTGTGTCCAGGGCTTCACCCCCAAGCATGGCTCTCAAGGTTGGTGGTCAAGTGGGTGTGCTAGGCGAAAACCCTTGCAATGCTCTGTCACGGAGGGAACAACCGACGGCTTCTTGGAAGCCAAGAACCAATACTTGCCCGAAAAAGAAGCTGTCTTAATCAACAACGAGCCAGCACAGCAAGGCTGCCGGGCTGCATGTCTCAACAATTGCTCCTGCACAGCCTTTGCTTTAGCTATTTCTGATTCCCCTGTCTGCAGATTGTGGTTTGGAGATTTATTTGGAATGAGCGTTTCGTCCGAGGGCCAATCCGTCTTCGTCAGGCTGGCTGCTTCTGAGTTCCCACACTTGATATCAGAACAAAGcaacaaaacccctgcacttacaATTTTACTTTCTGCCACCGCATCATTTTTGGTTCTTTCGGCTCTCCTGTCAGCGGTATTTATTCTGTGGAAACGTCGAAGGCTGTCGAAGAAAAACCTTGAAGAGGAAGTGCCATTGTCGCTCAGAAAGTTCAGCTACAAAGAGCTGCGAATTGCAACGGAGAATTTCAGGCACAAGCTGGGTAGCGGAGCATTCGGCTCTGTTTACAAAGGAACTCTACCGGACAAAACTCTTGTTGCGGTTAAAAGATTAGAGGGTTCTACGCAAGCAGAAAAACAATTCCGTGCTGAAATAATCACCACTGGCAGATTACAGCACGTGAATTTGGTTAGGCTGTGGGGATTCTGTATAGAACATTCACAAAGGTTACTGGTGTATGCCTACATGCCCAACGGTTCCCTGAATTCCTTCCTCTTCTGTAAGCCGAAAGACGTAGAGAAGGTGTTGGACTGGAAGACCCGGTTTCAGATCGCATTGGGCACTGCAAGAGGATTGGTTTATCTGCATGAGGAATGCAGGGATCGCATCATTCACTGCGATATCAAGCCTGAAAACATTCTCCTCGACAGCGACTTCAGCCCAAAGGTGGCAGATTTTGGGCTAGCAAAGCTGGTAGGTAGAGATTTCAGCCGAGTACTGACAACCACAAGAGGAACTCGTGGGTACGTGGCTCCTGAGTGGATCTCCGGCCTTCCTATCACTCCCAAGGCGGACGTATACAGTTTTGGCATGACGTTGTTGGAAATTATATCAGGCCGAAGAAATCTTGATTTAACAGTGGAAGAAAGTAGATTGTACTTTCCTATCTGGGCTTCATCTCAGATTCAGAGGGGAAACATATTAGATGTTGTGGATGCAACGATAGCAAGTGAGGCAGATATCAAAGAGGTGAGAAGAGCAGCTGTGGTGGGTGGGCTGTGCATTCAAGACGATGAGAATGAGAGGCCGAGCATTTGTGAAGTGGTGAAGATATTGGAAGGCAGAATGGAGGCTGCTTTGCCAAAAATTCCGAGGTCTCTACAGGTCCTAGTAGGTCAGGTTGATGACGACAACGATCACTGCGGTAAACATCCTCCCATATAA